A window of candidate division TA06 bacterium genomic DNA:
CTGGCCATCAACGGCAAGGCCGCCCTGATATCGGCCGCCGGGGATTTCAGCGAACCGATCCTGCTGAAGGCCGGGGAAAACATCGTTACCGTAACTGCCGTCGACCGGGCCGGGAATGAAAGCGCCGCCAGCCTTCAAATATTCTGCGCGCCCACCCCGGCTCTTGATGCCACCCTGAATGTCGGGACCATAAAGCTTATGGGGGGCGAGCTGGACGCGGCCGCTCCCGGATTATTGGGCGCGGTCAGGCTGGTCTACAATCTGAACCAGTACTGGGGGCTGGGAGTGGCGGTTGGCTACGGGCAGTCAGGGGTTGAGGCCGGTGTTTGGGAGCCACGGGCCGCCGATTATTTCACCACGGTGGTTCCGGCGGCGGCCCTGGGCCGCTTTCTGATCCTGCCGGAATCAAAGATCTCGCTCTACGTTACGATGGAGGCCGGAGCGGTTTCCTGGCAGAACAAACTGTCGGGAGTGTCCCAAACCAGCGGAACGGCACTGTTTGGGGCGCTGGGGACCGGGGTAAAGTTTGCCGTCAGCGAAAGAGTGAGCATTTTGGCCGAAGCCTCGGCCGGATATATGATAGCTGACGCCGTCAATGCCGGAACGCATGACAAGAACAATCTTATCGTCCGGGGCGGGGTGGGAGTGATGTTCGGGTTTTAATAAAATGTCGGCGGATTGGTTTATTTCCCCGGGTAAGACAGGAACAGCTCAGGGGCGCTTACTGCCGAAGGGTGGAATATGGTCGGAGATCCTTCCGGTATTGAACTGCCGGACATAGCGCCGGCCTAAAAGCAGGCGGGGCGCGCGAGAGGAAGTTGAAAGGCCGTTCCAACGTTGGTGAGATGTGTTCCAACGTTGGTGAGATGTGTTCCATCGCTGGTGAGATGTGTTCTAACGTTGGTGAGATGTGTTCTAACGCTGGTGCAGTATGTTCCAACGCTGGTGAGATGTGTTCCATCGCTGGTGAGATGTGTTCCAACGCTGGTGCAGTATGTTCCAACGTTGGAACACTATGTTCAATGGCAAAGACAGAATGTTCTGACAGAACAACGTCACTAATCACCACAAAATGACTATCTAACTTGCTCAGGAAAAGTAGAAAGAATATAGTGAAATTGGTAAAAACACAGATTTAGAGTTTATCCTTAAATAAGCTTTGGGTCAGCATAAACGAGCGAAAAGGCATGTGGTGAGCCTGTCGAACCATGCCAGACCAGGAACGCGAGTGAAGCGTATCCACAGCGATACGGTGAATGAGCGTGACGCAGTATGGAGTACGCTTATGGATAACAACATACTCCGAGCGCCCAACAAGGCACTCCAGCGGACGCGGCAAAGCCGCGCCGCTGATTTTAGTCGTTGGGCTTTTGCACTTTGATCTCGCTACTCGAAAAGTTGAAACATGACCAAGACAAAACCAAAACAGAATAAAGACAGGGAGGAACGCATAACGATGGAGATCATCGTTGATGCATACGGTCCCGAAGAACAAGCGATGGGGTGGTATTATTACCTAGAAGATCAACTTCAATTTCCATTTACTGCTATTTGTAATGCGAAACGTGCTATCTCACCGTTGCATGTTAAACATGAGGTTGATGTTATCGGAATGGCTCCTGAAGAGGAGTGTGAGAAAGAGATGTTCGTTACAATCCGATGGGAAAGGGATGGTTTGGCGGTTCCGCTATCCCAACTCACGGCCATCAGTTCTACGGACGAACAAACAAAACAAGCAGTTGAGGACTGGCACTATTGGGTGCAGATGGGATATGAGCTGGGGTGATAACCAGCCCAACAAGTCAAACAGGGCGACGGGGGATAATCTCAGCGGTTTCCGGATACCTTGGTTGCTCCGCGTCTTATTTCCGGGGTGGAACACACAAATTACGTTACAACACTTTTATACGGAACAAAAATGATCGACCTTAAACTGATAGAACAACTGACCAACGCCTGGGGCGTCAGCGGCAACGAGAACCAGGTGCGCCAGATCATCCGGAAGCGGATCAAAAAGAATGTGGATGATGTCCGGGTGGACGCCATGGGCAACCTGATCGCCTTCAAGAGAGCTAAAAGCTCGAAGCTCAAAGCTCTAAAAGTGATGATCGCCGGGCACATGGACGAGGTGGGCCTGATGGTGACCCACATTGACAAGTCGGGCTACCTGAAGTTTAACAAGGTGGGCGGGATAGACGACCGGGTGCTGCTGGCCAAGCGGGCGCTGATCGGCAAGGACCGGGTCCCGGGAGTGATCGGGGTGCGGCCGATCCACATGCTGGCCCGCAAGGGCGAGCATAAAAAAGTGTCCAGCCACGAGGACCTGTTCATAGACATCGGGGCCGCCAGCCTGGAAGAGGCCCAACGCTGGGTTTCCCTGGGCGACTATGTGATGTTCGACACTTCTTATGAGGACTGGGGCGGGCTGATCAAGGGCAAGGCCTTTGACGACCGGATCGGTTGCTATATGATGATAGAACTGCTGAAAAAAAGATACAGTTTTGACCTTTACGCCGCCTTCACCACCCAGGAGGAGATAGGCTTAAGGGGCGGCCGGGTGGCGGCCTACCGCCACCTGCCGGACATGGCCTTCATACTGGAAGGGACCCCGGCCGGCGATTTTCCCCAGCCGAAAGTCAAGGACGTCAGCCGGGCGCCGGCGCTGGGCAAGGGCCCGGTGATAACCATCATGGACCGCTCGGTATTCTGCGACAAGGGGCTGATCAAACTTTTAACCGAAACCGCCAAGGCCAATAGAATCCCGGTGCAGATCAAGCGGCCGGGCACCGGCGGCACCGACGCCGGACGGATCCACCTGACCCGGACGGGCGTCAAGACCGCGGTGCTGGCCATTCCCTCTCGCTACATCCATTCGCCGGTCTGTCTGATCAGCAAGCGGGACGTGGCCTCGGGCTTAAAGCTGATGGAAGAGACATTCAAGAAGCTGAAGTAGATTTTTCTCCGACGGATTTCCGTGAATTAACAAAATTCCAGTT
This region includes:
- a CDS encoding M42 family metallopeptidase, with product MIDLKLIEQLTNAWGVSGNENQVRQIIRKRIKKNVDDVRVDAMGNLIAFKRAKSSKLKALKVMIAGHMDEVGLMVTHIDKSGYLKFNKVGGIDDRVLLAKRALIGKDRVPGVIGVRPIHMLARKGEHKKVSSHEDLFIDIGAASLEEAQRWVSLGDYVMFDTSYEDWGGLIKGKAFDDRIGCYMMIELLKKRYSFDLYAAFTTQEEIGLRGGRVAAYRHLPDMAFILEGTPAGDFPQPKVKDVSRAPALGKGPVITIMDRSVFCDKGLIKLLTETAKANRIPVQIKRPGTGGTDAGRIHLTRTGVKTAVLAIPSRYIHSPVCLISKRDVASGLKLMEETFKKLK
- a CDS encoding calcium-binding protein encodes the protein MEIIVDAYGPEEQAMGWYYYLEDQLQFPFTAICNAKRAISPLHVKHEVDVIGMAPEEECEKEMFVTIRWERDGLAVPLSQLTAISSTDEQTKQAVEDWHYWVQMGYELG